In a single window of the Anaerocolumna cellulosilytica genome:
- a CDS encoding ABC transporter permease: MKEIKITVKNITEHRLFMPFLCLAAVLLVNVLKTPDFFRISMNNGVLYGYLVDIVNRASELVILAIGMTLVTAASGGQDISVGAVMAVSAAVCCQILSGGKVSANTFENPFLLAVLMALAAALLCGAFNGFLVAKLHIQPMVATLILYTAGRGVAQLITKGQITYVRVENYKILGGYIGNCPVPTPVFFAVAAVLIVYLVLNKTALGLYIESVGVNGLASRLVGLNSTRIKFLTYVLCGGLAGFAGIVASSRIYSADANNIGLYLEMDAILAVALGGNILSGGRFSLFGSVIGAYTIQALTTTLYAMNVSADQLPVYKAVVVIIIVVLQSAVFKKHITELRMKKSVSIESGR, encoded by the coding sequence ATGAAAGAAATTAAGATAACCGTAAAAAATATAACGGAGCATCGTTTATTTATGCCCTTTCTCTGCCTGGCAGCGGTATTACTTGTGAATGTACTAAAGACACCGGACTTCTTTCGGATATCTATGAATAACGGAGTTTTGTATGGATATCTTGTGGATATTGTAAACCGTGCTTCAGAACTTGTTATACTGGCAATTGGTATGACCCTTGTAACAGCAGCTTCCGGAGGGCAGGATATTAGTGTTGGAGCTGTAATGGCTGTCTCAGCAGCGGTATGCTGTCAGATATTATCTGGTGGAAAGGTTTCGGCTAATACGTTTGAAAATCCATTTCTTCTTGCCGTTCTTATGGCATTGGCAGCAGCTTTGTTATGTGGTGCTTTTAATGGCTTTCTGGTTGCAAAGTTACATATTCAGCCCATGGTAGCTACTCTGATATTGTATACGGCCGGCAGAGGCGTTGCACAGTTGATTACGAAAGGGCAGATTACTTATGTGCGTGTTGAAAACTACAAAATTCTGGGAGGTTATATCGGAAATTGTCCGGTACCGACACCTGTGTTCTTTGCAGTAGCAGCGGTATTAATTGTATATCTGGTTCTCAACAAAACAGCTCTTGGACTCTATATTGAAAGTGTTGGCGTGAACGGCTTGGCCTCAAGACTGGTGGGGCTTAATTCCACCAGAATTAAGTTTCTTACCTATGTCTTATGCGGAGGGTTGGCAGGCTTTGCAGGTATAGTTGCCTCCAGCCGTATCTATTCTGCGGATGCTAATAATATCGGACTGTATCTGGAGATGGATGCCATACTGGCAGTAGCTTTAGGAGGAAATATTTTAAGCGGCGGCAGGTTCAGTTTGTTTGGCTCTGTAATTGGAGCATACACCATACAGGCATTAACTACAACCTTGTATGCCATGAATGTATCCGCAGACCAGCTTCCGGTTTATAAGGCGGTCGTCGTTATAATTATTGTTGTACTACAAAGTGCGGTATTTAAGAAACATATCACAGAATTAAGAATGAAAAAAAGCGTGAGTATAGAAAGCGGGCGGTAA
- a CDS encoding ABC transporter permease subunit, which yields MEKNKTKIKRSGNAFLLMITIALFLVMYIVGMVVFQDKGFAKPQMFLNLFISNAGLIVIGCGMTLVMIIRGIDISVGSVTALVCMSSAYVMENKGINAYSALVISLLIGILFGIVQGYLIAYLKIQPFIVTLAGMFFGRGMTAVISTEMISIKNNLFLKWANYKIYLPFGSVNKKGVYQPAYIYPTVIAALLIVVFITVLLKYTKFGRKLYAIGGNEQSALMMGINVRKTKLMAYILEGLLAGLGGFLFCLNSSAGFVEQAKGMEMDAISAAVIGGTLLSGGVGTVIGTLFGVLIKGTITSLITTQGTLSSWWVRIVLSALLCFFIVLQSLIGASKKKKNALSLIR from the coding sequence ATGGAAAAAAATAAAACAAAAATTAAGCGAAGCGGCAATGCATTCTTACTGATGATAACAATTGCATTGTTTCTGGTAATGTATATAGTGGGGATGGTGGTATTTCAGGATAAGGGTTTTGCAAAGCCTCAGATGTTTTTAAATCTGTTTATATCCAATGCCGGGCTTATTGTGATAGGTTGTGGAATGACGCTTGTTATGATAATCAGAGGGATTGACATATCCGTAGGTTCTGTGACGGCACTAGTTTGTATGTCATCGGCCTATGTTATGGAGAATAAGGGGATTAATGCCTATTCTGCTCTGGTGATTTCATTATTAATAGGTATTTTATTTGGGATTGTCCAGGGATATCTGATAGCGTATCTTAAGATACAACCTTTTATTGTTACGCTGGCTGGTATGTTTTTTGGACGCGGCATGACAGCAGTTATTAGTACCGAGATGATATCCATAAAAAATAACCTGTTCTTAAAATGGGCTAATTATAAAATCTATCTGCCCTTCGGTTCTGTAAATAAAAAAGGTGTCTATCAGCCAGCATATATTTATCCTACTGTAATTGCTGCACTGCTAATAGTCGTATTCATAACGGTCTTGCTAAAATACACAAAATTCGGCCGAAAACTATATGCTATAGGCGGTAATGAGCAAAGTGCCTTAATGATGGGAATCAATGTAAGGAAAACAAAGCTTATGGCATACATATTGGAGGGACTTTTAGCAGGACTTGGGGGTTTTCTTTTTTGTTTAAACAGCAGTGCCGGATTCGTGGAACAGGCGAAGGGAATGGAGATGGATGCAATATCTGCTGCTGTTATAGGAGGCACATTGCTAAGCGGAGGCGTAGGTACCGTGATTGGTACTTTATTCGGTGTATTAATAAAAGGTACCATTACAAGCCTGATTACGACTCAGGGAACGTTATCTAGTTGGTGGGTTCGGA